Sequence from the Kineosporia succinea genome:
GCGGGCCAGCCCGGCCAGCTGCTGGCTCACCGCGGAGGGCGTCAGGTGCAGGGCGGCCGCCGCCGCGGCGACCGTGCCGCGCTGCTCGACCTCCCGCAGCAGCCGCAGCTTGCGCAGATCGATTGTGAAGTCCGGGCTGTCGATTGACATGAAGAAAATCTAGATGGACTTAACGTTCAGCACCAGAGCATGCTGAGAGTCATGAATCGGCGAGCCGTCGTCCTGTTCCTCAGCCTGGGCCTGGCCTGGGGCATCCCGTACATGTTCATCAAGGTCGCGGGCGCCGAACTGGCCCCCTCGGTGCTGGTCCTGGCCCGCACCGGCCTGGCCGCCCTGATCCTGCTGCCGCTCACTCTCGCGAGCCGCCGTCACCGCTCGAGTCTCCCCGACGTCCTCAGGCACTGGAAGCCCCTGCTCGCCTACACGGTGGTCGAGGTGGCCCTGCCCTGGGTCGCCCTCAACCACGCCGAGCAGACCCTGACCAGCTCGACCGCCGCGATCCTGATCTCGGCCGTGCCCGTGGTCGGCGTGGTGATCGCGCTGCTCACCGGCAGCACCGAGCGCTTCGGCACCCGTGGTGCACTCGGCCTGCTGCTCGGAACGGTGGGGGTGGCCACCCTCGTCGGCCTCGACGTGAACGTCTCCGACCTCGGCGCGGTCGCCGAGATGGGCGTCGTGGTGGCCGGTTACGCGCTCGGCCCGGTGATCCTCTCGCGCTGGCTCGGTGACCTGCCCGGCCTGCCGGTGGTGGCCGTCAGCATCACCGCGGCCGCCCTGGTCTACGTGCCGGTGGTGCTGCTCGGCCCCGGCGTGCCCGCGACGCTGCCCTCGGCCGACGTGCTCGTGGCCGTCGTCGTTCTCGCCGCGATCTGCACCGCCACCGCCTTCCTGCTGCTCTTCGCCCTGATCGGCGAGCTCGGCCCGGTGCGCGCCACCACCATCGTCTACCTGAACCCGGTGGTCGCCGTGGCGGCCGGTGCGCTCTTCCTCGACGAGCGCGTCACGGTCTTCACCCTGCTCGGGTTCGTGCTCGTGCTCACCGGGTCGTACCTGGTCAACGGCACCCCGCGCAAGGCCGTGGTCCCGGTCGGGGCGAGAGAACTGCAGCCCGCCCGATAACCTGGGCGGATGCCCCTGACCACCGTCTCCGAGGCCTCCTTCGCCGCCGACGTCCTGGCGAGCCCCCGGCCGGTGCTCGTCGACTTCTCCGCACCGTGGTGCCCGCCCTGCCAGACGATCGCCCCGGTGCTCGAGCAGATCGCCGCCGACGAGACGCGGCGCCTGCGGGTGGTCACGGTCGACGTCGACGAGAACCCGGTGGTCGCCGACCTCTACCAGGTCTCCCGGATGCCCACCCTGGTGCTCTTCCGGGGTGGGCAGGAGGTCGCCCGCGTCCAGGGCGTCAGACCCCGCGAGCTCATACTGGAGGAGCTCGCGCCGCACCTGGGCTGAGGGGAGGACCGTCATGGAAGACCGCGTCCACATCGGCCTGCTCGGCCCGCTGCAGCTGCACGTCGACGGCCGTCCCGTCTCGGTGCAGGGCAAGCGCCGCAAGGCCATCCTCGCTCTCCTGGCCGCCGGGGCCGGCCGCACCGTCACCGTCGGCGCCCTGCTCGACGAGGCGTTCTACGACGTCGACGACCCGGCCCCGAACACGCTGCACGTGCACGTCTCCCAGCTGCGCTCGCTGCTCGCGCCCTACGGCGCGGCCCTCGAACGGCAGGGCGGCGGCTACCGCCTCGACGACGCGGTCGTCTCCACCGACGCCTCCGGTCTCGACCGGGCGCTGCAGTCGGTGCGCCGGCGGCCGACCCCCGAGAGTCTTCGGCAGTTGCGGTCCGCGGTAGACGCCTGGCGCGGCGACTTCTGCGCGGACGTGCCGGTCCCGGCCCTCGAGGGCCGCCGGGCCTTCCACTCCGACCTGCGCCTGAGTGCCTGCGAGGTGCTGTTCGACGCCGAGCTCGCCGGCGGCGGCTCGCCCGAGCTGCCCGAGCGCATCGAGCACCTGCTCGCCGGGGCGCCGCTGCGCGAGAGGCTCTGGGGTCAGCTGATGCTCGCGCTGAACGTGGCCGGGCGGCAGAGCGAGGCCCTGGCCGCCTACCGTCGCGCGCGCACCGTGCTGGCCGACGAGGGCGGGCTCGATCCGGGCCCGGCGCTGCGCGAGCTGGAGGCGATGATCCTGCGCCAGGCCGACTCGGTCGACAGCATCGCGCCGGTGCTCCCGGCCAGCACCGCGCCCACCCTGGTCTGGCTCGACGCCTCGGGCACGCTGCAGGCCCGGCCCCTGCTCGAGGCCACCCCGCTGGTGATCGGCCGCTCCGCCGACTGCGGCATCCGCCTCGACTGGGATCCGCTGGTCTCCCGCCGCCACGCCACGATCGCCCGCACACCCGAGGGTTTCGCGGTGAACGACCTGGGCTCGACCAACGGCGTGGTGGTCGACGGTGTCGAGGTGCACGACCGGGCGCTGCTGAAACTCGGGGGCACGCTGCAGATCGGCGACACCGTGCTGTTCCTGCGGGCGCCCTCGCGGCGCACCGGTTCGCCGCAGCACACGGTCACCGCCAGACGGAGTGAGCTCTAACCGTTCTCGAGGAACCGGATGGACTTCTCCACCCGGTCGAGGCGTTCGGCGAGCCGGTCGTGGTCGGAGTCGCGGGTGAACAGCACGATGTGGTCGGTGTCCCGCCCGGACTCCGACATCACCATCAGGTAGCGGATTCTCAGCTTCAGGGTCGGATCCTTGCTGGCGGTCAGCGTGCCCTCGACCACCCAGGCCGAGCGGTTGTCGATGGTGGTGCGCACCGGCGCGCCGAGCTCCTTCCTGTTCTCGGCCAGGAAGGTCTCGAGGTGCTGGCTCACCGCGACCGAGTCGTCCAGGTCGAGGCGGCGCGTCTGTTCCGCGTACAGCCCCTCCACGGTGGTGCCGCCCTTGATCGCGGCGATCACGTTGGCCCAGTCGCCGGTCTCGAGCACCCCGCCGTACTGGTTCGTGCAGAAGCAGGTCTTGCTCAGGTTCGAGTGCGGTGACCAGTCGGTGGGCCGGTCGAAAGCCAACCATGAAGTGGCCTTCTCGGTGCCCGTGTAGCTCACGAACTCCGGCTGCAGCCAGCGCGGCAGCACCACGAAGGCCGCGGCCAGCAGGGCGGTCACGGCCAGCACGGCGGCGATCCAGGGCGCCTTACGGGTTTTCGGGCCGATGGTGGACGTGGTGGTCGCCCCGGTGGTCACCGCCCCCGGTGCGGGTGGCTGGGGGAGGGGGACGTTCAGGCTCGGCTGGTCGTCCATCGAGTCGGGGGACGGACGGCGTTGTGCGCCGGGGGCATTCACGCGGAACGCCTCGCGCAGTTCGGCGACCACGGCCCGGCACGAGGTGGTGCGCTCGGCCGGGTCCTTGGCCATCGCCCGCGC
This genomic interval carries:
- a CDS encoding BTAD domain-containing putative transcriptional regulator, producing MEDRVHIGLLGPLQLHVDGRPVSVQGKRRKAILALLAAGAGRTVTVGALLDEAFYDVDDPAPNTLHVHVSQLRSLLAPYGAALERQGGGYRLDDAVVSTDASGLDRALQSVRRRPTPESLRQLRSAVDAWRGDFCADVPVPALEGRRAFHSDLRLSACEVLFDAELAGGGSPELPERIEHLLAGAPLRERLWGQLMLALNVAGRQSEALAAYRRARTVLADEGGLDPGPALRELEAMILRQADSVDSIAPVLPASTAPTLVWLDASGTLQARPLLEATPLVIGRSADCGIRLDWDPLVSRRHATIARTPEGFAVNDLGSTNGVVVDGVEVHDRALLKLGGTLQIGDTVLFLRAPSRRTGSPQHTVTARRSEL
- the trxA gene encoding thioredoxin, translating into MPLTTVSEASFAADVLASPRPVLVDFSAPWCPPCQTIAPVLEQIAADETRRLRVVTVDVDENPVVADLYQVSRMPTLVLFRGGQEVARVQGVRPRELILEELAPHLG
- a CDS encoding DMT family transporter; the encoded protein is MNRRAVVLFLSLGLAWGIPYMFIKVAGAELAPSVLVLARTGLAALILLPLTLASRRHRSSLPDVLRHWKPLLAYTVVEVALPWVALNHAEQTLTSSTAAILISAVPVVGVVIALLTGSTERFGTRGALGLLLGTVGVATLVGLDVNVSDLGAVAEMGVVVAGYALGPVILSRWLGDLPGLPVVAVSITAAALVYVPVVLLGPGVPATLPSADVLVAVVVLAAICTATAFLLLFALIGELGPVRATTIVYLNPVVAVAAGALFLDERVTVFTLLGFVLVLTGSYLVNGTPRKAVVPVGARELQPAR
- a CDS encoding serine/threonine-protein kinase, coding for MTEPRGTHGRTMLSPGDVLAGYEIEGYIARGGMAVVHRARDLSLGRRVALKLIAPELAGNDKFRQRFIRESELAASIDHPNVLPIYGAGEADGVLFIAMRFVDGPDLGRVLAEAGPLGPERVLPLFTQVAAALDTAHAHGLVHRDVKPGNILLARTDGEDHVYLTDFGLTKRSTSLSGYTTAGHFIGTIAYVAPEQIAGEEVTSAADVYAMGCVLYETLSGLPPFRRDDDAALLWAHMQATPDPLPGVPAAVNEVIARAMAKDPAERTTSCRAVVAELREAFRVNAPGAQRRPSPDSMDDQPSLNVPLPQPPAPGAVTTGATTTSTIGPKTRKAPWIAAVLAVTALLAAAFVVLPRWLQPEFVSYTGTEKATSWLAFDRPTDWSPHSNLSKTCFCTNQYGGVLETGDWANVIAAIKGGTTVEGLYAEQTRRLDLDDSVAVSQHLETFLAENRKELGAPVRTTIDNRSAWVVEGTLTASKDPTLKLRIRYLMVMSESGRDTDHIVLFTRDSDHDRLAERLDRVEKSIRFLENG